In Planctomycetia bacterium, the following are encoded in one genomic region:
- a CDS encoding RNA methyltransferase, whose amino-acid sequence MVSPLITSLQNQRVKDAAKLRDGRQRAKQKRFLIDGVRELNRALDAGLAISEVFTCPELCKSDVARQLLSRLDHELPESVQRVTPEVFEKLAFGERIEGIIAAAPTPTRTLDDLQLPDDALICVLESIEKPGNVGAILRSADAAGVAAVVTADERTDLYNPNAVRASMGTIFTMPTVATDVETMLAWLRRRGFAMWAARVGAGPVYSDVAYRGPTAIILGSEADGLSARFWAEDIRPMHLPMLGRSDSLNVSVTAAIVFYEALRQRGTGRA is encoded by the coding sequence ATGGTTTCCCCGTTGATTACCAGTTTGCAGAACCAACGGGTCAAAGATGCGGCGAAGCTCCGCGACGGCCGGCAGCGCGCGAAGCAGAAGCGGTTCCTCATCGACGGCGTCCGCGAACTCAACCGCGCGCTCGATGCCGGGCTCGCAATCTCCGAGGTGTTCACCTGCCCGGAGCTGTGCAAGAGCGATGTGGCGAGGCAGCTTCTTTCGCGGCTCGATCATGAACTGCCTGAAAGCGTGCAGCGAGTCACGCCCGAGGTGTTCGAGAAGCTCGCGTTCGGCGAACGGATCGAAGGGATCATCGCCGCCGCTCCGACGCCGACCCGCACGCTCGACGACCTCCAACTTCCGGACGACGCTCTGATCTGCGTCTTGGAAAGCATCGAGAAGCCGGGGAACGTCGGCGCGATTCTGCGCAGCGCCGATGCGGCGGGAGTCGCCGCCGTCGTGACGGCCGATGAACGGACCGATCTCTACAACCCCAACGCCGTGCGAGCGTCGATGGGAACGATCTTCACCATGCCGACCGTAGCCACCGATGTCGAGACGATGCTCGCTTGGTTGCGCCGCCGCGGCTTCGCCATGTGGGCCGCGCGCGTCGGTGCGGGACCGGTCTATAGCGACGTCGCCTACCGCGGCCCGACGGCGATCATTCTCGGCAGCGAAGCCGATGGCCTGTCGGCTCGCTTTTGGGCCGAAGATATTCGCCCGATGCACCTCCCGATGCTCGGACGCTCGGACAGCCTGAACGTCTCGGTCACCGCTGCGATCGTCTTCTACGAAGCGTTGCGACAACGCGGCACCGGTCGCGCCTGA
- a CDS encoding response regulator, which produces MLTAEPNDRRSLLIQARILLVDDGPDSRRILSFLLAKAGAEVVVADDGRRALNIFDAQRDEGLAFDLVLTDMEMPDIDGYELTRMLRLRGETLPIVACTAYTEHADIDACYEAGCSAYVAKPIVAADLLRIVADALDTADEPVFCAC; this is translated from the coding sequence ATGCTGACAGCGGAACCGAACGATCGGCGGAGTCTTCTTATTCAAGCGCGCATCTTGCTCGTCGACGACGGGCCCGATAGTCGCCGCATCCTTTCCTTCTTGCTCGCAAAGGCGGGAGCCGAAGTCGTCGTCGCCGACGATGGGCGACGCGCACTCAACATCTTCGACGCGCAGCGCGACGAAGGTCTCGCCTTCGATCTCGTCCTCACCGACATGGAGATGCCCGACATAGACGGCTACGAGCTGACGCGCATGCTGCGCCTTCGCGGCGAGACGCTGCCGATCGTGGCTTGCACGGCCTACACGGAGCACGCCGATATCGATGCGTGCTACGAAGCCGGCTGCTCGGCATATGTGGCGAAACCGATCGTGGCCGCGGACCTGTTGCGCATCGTCGCCGACGCGCTCGACACGGCGGACGAGCCGGTCTTCTGTGCTTGCTGA
- the lipA gene encoding lipoyl synthase, whose protein sequence is MLPVPDSFRELPIISLNVLSGPATSGGSCGSGGGSCGGGTIGAFEAEPQVFEIGGTSSGASSLAQSAVDRRLPRWLKKNIPLGNSNHFTEKLLSELRLETVCDNAKCPNRMECYSQKTATFMILGNVCTRPCGFCSVAKGKTQPLEDDEPERVAEASARMGLKHVVITSVTRDDLADGGAEHFYRCVLAVRERTGAAVEVLTPDFLGKPGAVERIVEAAPEVFNHNTETVPRLYREVRGRKSEYRWTLELLRTVKRLNPKILTKSGLMLGLGETREELFDVLADLRDAGCDMLTLGQYLQPSPEHLPVIRYVPPAEFDEYGATAKQLGFTSVASGPFVRSSYHAREMAEA, encoded by the coding sequence ATGCTGCCCGTGCCGGATAGCTTTCGTGAATTGCCGATCATCTCGTTGAACGTGCTAAGCGGACCCGCAACGTCGGGCGGCTCCTGCGGCAGCGGCGGAGGATCTTGCGGCGGCGGGACGATCGGCGCGTTCGAGGCCGAGCCGCAAGTGTTCGAGATCGGCGGCACAAGCTCCGGTGCTTCGAGCCTCGCACAAAGTGCCGTCGATCGTCGGTTGCCGCGTTGGCTGAAGAAGAACATCCCGCTCGGCAACTCGAACCACTTCACTGAGAAACTGCTGAGCGAGTTGCGGCTGGAAACGGTTTGCGACAACGCCAAGTGCCCGAACCGGATGGAGTGTTATTCGCAAAAGACGGCGACCTTCATGATCCTCGGCAACGTCTGCACCCGGCCGTGCGGATTTTGTTCGGTGGCGAAAGGGAAGACGCAACCGCTCGAAGATGATGAACCGGAGCGCGTCGCCGAGGCGTCGGCCCGGATGGGCTTGAAGCATGTCGTGATCACGAGCGTGACGCGCGACGACTTGGCAGACGGCGGCGCCGAGCATTTCTATCGTTGTGTCTTGGCGGTGCGCGAACGAACCGGAGCCGCGGTCGAAGTCCTTACGCCCGACTTTCTCGGCAAGCCGGGAGCGGTCGAGCGGATCGTCGAGGCTGCGCCGGAAGTGTTCAATCACAATACGGAAACCGTGCCCCGGCTCTATCGCGAAGTTCGCGGCCGGAAGAGCGAGTATCGTTGGACGTTGGAGCTGCTGCGCACGGTGAAGCGGCTCAATCCGAAGATTCTTACGAAGAGCGGCCTGATGCTCGGCCTCGGCGAAACGCGCGAGGAGCTATTCGACGTACTCGCCGACTTGCGCGATGCCGGTTGCGATATGCTGACGCTCGGCCAATATCTTCAGCCGTCGCCCGAGCATTTACCGGTGATTCGCTACGTGCCGCCGGCCGAATTCGACGAATATGGCGCAACCGCGAAGCAACTCGGTTTTACCAGCGTGGCGAGCGGGCCGTTCGTGCGCTCGAGCTACCATGCGCGCGAGATGGCGGAAGCGTAG
- the smpB gene encoding SsrA-binding protein SmpB — protein sequence MNAKQNDKSDRRDDNERVVAQNRRARHEYEVLDTIECGIVLVGSEVKTLRNGRVTLDDAYGSVNKGEVWLIGCDIPEYTEANRFNHDPKRKRKLLLHHREIEKFASKAFEKGLTLVPLRLYFKRGKAKILLGICKGRQLHDKREKMKKETMNRDIQRAMRRN from the coding sequence GTGAACGCGAAGCAGAACGACAAGAGCGATCGCCGCGACGACAACGAACGGGTCGTTGCGCAGAACCGACGCGCGCGGCATGAATACGAAGTGCTCGATACGATCGAGTGCGGCATCGTGCTCGTCGGCAGCGAAGTGAAGACGCTGCGCAACGGCCGCGTAACGCTCGACGACGCTTACGGCAGCGTCAACAAAGGGGAAGTCTGGTTGATCGGCTGCGACATTCCCGAATACACCGAAGCTAACCGCTTCAATCACGACCCGAAGCGGAAGCGTAAGTTGCTGCTGCATCATCGCGAGATCGAAAAGTTTGCGAGCAAGGCGTTTGAGAAAGGCCTGACGCTCGTTCCGCTCCGCTTATACTTCAAGCGCGGAAAAGCGAAGATCCTGCTCGGCATCTGCAAAGGCCGCCAACTCCACGACAAGCGCGAGAAGATGAAGAAAGAGACGATGAACCGCGACATTCAACGAGCGATGCGCCGGAACTGA
- a CDS encoding purine-nucleoside phosphorylase, with translation MLDLALQISAAADYIRSRWKRKPQVGIVLGTGLGDFAAEVEAEVVIPYGDIPHFPAPTALGHKGRLVCGTCRGVPVVTMDGRYHCYEGYSLKQITLPVRVLKELGIELLVLSNASGGMNPRFQVGDVMIIVDHINLMGDNPLIGPNDDALGPRFPHMCDVYDSSLVDRAMEIARQADFTAHRGVYVGLKGPNFETRAEYRFLRTIGADAVGMSTVPEVIVAAHMRLPVLAISAVTNVCDPDALEKATGEDVIDAAKIAEPKMRRIVLEILAERASR, from the coding sequence ATGCTCGACCTTGCCCTCCAGATCTCAGCCGCCGCCGACTACATTCGGAGTCGTTGGAAGCGTAAGCCGCAGGTCGGCATCGTCCTCGGGACCGGCTTGGGCGACTTCGCCGCCGAGGTCGAAGCGGAAGTAGTCATCCCCTATGGCGACATCCCCCACTTTCCGGCTCCGACCGCCTTAGGCCACAAGGGCCGACTGGTTTGCGGAACCTGTCGCGGGGTCCCCGTCGTCACCATGGACGGACGCTACCATTGCTACGAGGGATACTCGCTCAAGCAGATCACCCTGCCGGTGCGGGTGCTCAAGGAGCTCGGCATCGAGTTGCTGGTTCTCTCGAATGCCTCGGGCGGGATGAATCCTCGGTTTCAAGTCGGCGACGTCATGATCATCGTCGACCATATCAACCTGATGGGGGACAACCCGCTCATCGGGCCGAACGACGATGCGCTCGGCCCTCGCTTCCCCCACATGTGCGATGTATACGATAGCTCGTTGGTCGATCGGGCCATGGAGATCGCCCGGCAAGCCGACTTCACGGCCCATCGCGGGGTGTATGTCGGGCTCAAGGGGCCGAACTTCGAGACCCGAGCCGAGTACCGCTTTCTCCGGACGATCGGAGCCGACGCGGTCGGGATGTCGACGGTGCCCGAGGTGATCGTGGCGGCCCACATGCGGCTGCCGGTCTTGGCGATCTCGGCCGTGACGAACGTCTGCGACCCAGACGCTCTGGAGAAAGCCACGGGCGAAGACGTGATCGATGCCGCGAAGATCGCCGAGCCGAAAATGCGCAGGATCGTGCTGGAGATTCTCGCCGAGCGGGCCTCGCGATAG
- a CDS encoding ThuA domain-containing protein: protein MFSVRFACLAVACAAGVSASAADQPPAEKGAVEKVAPEKVATEKPLTVAFLIGEDEYKTWETVPAFIKSDLDPLGIKSIVIHADPKNLNHFPGIEAIEQADLLFVSVRRRPLPKTELDHVRNFLKAGKPLVGIRTTSHAFASRAGVKTAAELDQWPAFDEEVLGGKYDGHYRNEEGTDVSIASHAQGHPILSGVRQGSFHSGGSLYKCTTKKGTQTLLNGIALDAGKPVTHPVLWTNTFGKSRIVYTSLGHEKDFATPAFKRILTNAIYWAADRKPPVWDDGRAEAGASRDVMKKDLAGNDDVARVMQSFQGKGEVGDDSLPTPPEAAVKMFQLQEGFEMQVLAHEPTVTQPLYMSWDARGRLWVVQYRQYPFPAGLKVVKYDQYLRAVFDKVPAPPPQGEKGLDKITVFEDVDGDGKFDKSKDVITGLNIATSVAVGHGGIWVMNPPYLLFYPDADGDDVPDADPEVRLSGFGLEDTHSVANSIKLGPDGWLYGANGSTTTGVVSSDVTKNVAFQGQMIWRYHPDKRVFEIYAEGGGNTFSLEIDKAGRVFSGTNGGRTRGMYYPQGSYGIKGWSKHGPLTNPFAFGYFEHMRHEGDADRFPQTFLIYEGGQFPKRFEHQIVAGNALHNRVWASELLPDTSTYRTIDMPMLCLTADHWFRPVDVEVGPDGAVYIADWYDSRLTHVDPRDNWHKGSGRIYRMQVKGSAPLKPFDLAKQSTDELVALLGHANKWFRQQAVRVLSERKEKALLPKMRALIDTEDPRALEALWVSHRLDGLDESLALAGLRHGNADVRRWTVRLLGDDRRAPPAVAVAMAKLAAAEPNVQVRSQLASSAKRLPAEVGLPIVRALAARSEDIADLHLPLLIWWAVEAKAESDRDAVLALFAEKQFWSLPIVDKFVIERVMQRYSMTGEPADLQTCAKLLTLAPDAARKNRLMAGLLEAFRGRKIEGLPQALALELDAYQANLGKSDLALGMRLGKAEAIGTALALVGDEQADKPTRLAYVEILGEIRQPKAVDVLLKLLSTTPSHSLKRASLDALMNFDDPKIGETVVRLYHSALPDEQGVRSTAQKLLGSRPSSALLMLKQVDDGLIPKSALPQDVVQTMSMHADPEVKKLMTKHWGKIRATPAEKQNQAKRLTALIKSGGGNPTLGHAIFTKKCAVCHTLFGEGGKTGPDLTGYERSNLDFLLTAVVDPSAAIREEFTSFAVTTSDGRTLTGLITEQNTRTVTLRGADNRPVLLNRDDIEELQALPISLMPENQLNDLKDQELRDFFAYLMSRAPSKTLSAK from the coding sequence ATGTTTTCGGTTCGCTTCGCGTGCCTCGCGGTTGCTTGTGCCGCAGGTGTGTCGGCATCTGCCGCCGATCAGCCCCCTGCAGAGAAAGGCGCCGTAGAAAAGGTCGCCCCAGAGAAAGTCGCGACGGAAAAACCGCTGACCGTGGCGTTTCTGATCGGCGAAGACGAATACAAAACGTGGGAGACGGTCCCGGCGTTTATCAAAAGCGATCTCGATCCGCTCGGCATCAAATCGATCGTCATCCATGCCGATCCGAAAAACTTGAACCACTTTCCCGGCATCGAGGCGATCGAGCAAGCGGATCTCCTGTTCGTTTCCGTGCGGCGGCGTCCGTTGCCGAAGACCGAGTTGGATCATGTGCGCAACTTCTTAAAGGCGGGCAAGCCTCTCGTCGGCATCCGCACGACGAGCCACGCCTTCGCGTCCCGAGCGGGAGTGAAAACCGCCGCCGAACTCGATCAATGGCCGGCCTTCGATGAGGAAGTGCTCGGCGGCAAGTACGACGGCCACTATCGTAACGAAGAGGGGACCGACGTCTCGATCGCTTCGCACGCGCAAGGCCATCCGATCCTCAGCGGCGTGCGCCAAGGTTCGTTCCATTCCGGCGGTTCGCTCTATAAATGCACGACGAAAAAGGGGACGCAAACCCTCTTGAACGGCATCGCGCTCGATGCCGGAAAGCCGGTGACGCATCCGGTGCTCTGGACGAACACGTTCGGCAAGTCGCGCATCGTTTATACCTCGCTCGGTCACGAAAAAGACTTCGCCACACCGGCCTTCAAACGGATCTTGACGAACGCAATCTACTGGGCCGCCGACCGTAAGCCGCCCGTATGGGACGACGGCCGAGCCGAGGCCGGTGCTTCGCGCGACGTCATGAAGAAAGATCTCGCCGGCAACGACGATGTGGCCCGCGTGATGCAGAGTTTTCAGGGCAAAGGAGAAGTCGGCGACGACTCGCTGCCGACGCCGCCCGAGGCCGCGGTGAAGATGTTTCAACTTCAAGAGGGCTTCGAGATGCAAGTGCTGGCGCACGAGCCGACCGTGACCCAACCCCTTTATATGTCGTGGGACGCGCGCGGTCGGCTGTGGGTCGTGCAGTATCGCCAGTATCCCTTTCCGGCGGGGCTGAAGGTCGTGAAGTACGACCAATATTTACGCGCCGTGTTCGACAAAGTTCCCGCTCCCCCGCCGCAAGGCGAGAAGGGGCTCGATAAGATCACGGTCTTCGAAGACGTCGACGGCGACGGCAAGTTCGACAAGTCGAAAGATGTCATCACGGGCTTGAACATCGCCACTTCGGTTGCCGTCGGACACGGCGGAATCTGGGTGATGAACCCGCCGTATCTGTTGTTCTATCCCGATGCCGATGGCGACGACGTCCCCGATGCCGATCCCGAAGTGCGCCTGAGCGGCTTCGGACTGGAAGACACGCACTCCGTCGCGAACAGCATCAAGCTGGGGCCCGATGGTTGGTTGTACGGAGCCAACGGGAGCACGACGACGGGCGTGGTGAGCAGCGATGTGACGAAGAACGTCGCGTTTCAAGGGCAGATGATTTGGCGCTACCATCCCGACAAGCGCGTGTTCGAGATTTACGCAGAGGGTGGGGGCAACACGTTCAGCCTCGAAATCGACAAAGCCGGCCGAGTCTTCTCCGGCACCAACGGCGGACGGACGCGCGGCATGTACTATCCGCAGGGCTCCTATGGGATCAAGGGGTGGAGCAAACATGGGCCGCTGACCAATCCCTTCGCGTTCGGATACTTCGAGCACATGCGGCACGAAGGAGATGCCGATCGGTTCCCGCAAACGTTTTTGATTTACGAAGGGGGGCAGTTTCCAAAGCGATTCGAGCACCAGATCGTCGCGGGCAACGCGCTGCACAATCGCGTTTGGGCCAGCGAGCTTCTGCCCGACACTTCGACTTATCGGACGATCGACATGCCGATGCTTTGTCTCACGGCCGACCATTGGTTTCGGCCGGTCGACGTCGAAGTCGGGCCGGATGGGGCGGTCTACATCGCCGACTGGTACGACAGTCGGCTAACGCACGTCGATCCGCGCGACAACTGGCATAAGGGAAGCGGCCGCATTTATCGGATGCAGGTGAAAGGTAGCGCGCCGCTCAAGCCGTTCGATCTTGCGAAACAATCGACCGACGAACTCGTTGCCTTGTTGGGCCACGCGAATAAATGGTTTCGACAACAAGCGGTGCGCGTGTTGAGCGAACGGAAAGAGAAGGCGTTGCTGCCGAAAATGCGCGCACTGATCGACACCGAAGACCCTCGCGCTTTGGAGGCCTTGTGGGTTTCGCATCGTCTCGACGGGCTCGACGAAAGCTTGGCGCTGGCAGGCTTGCGGCACGGGAATGCCGATGTTCGTCGCTGGACGGTGCGTTTGCTCGGCGACGATCGACGTGCGCCGCCGGCGGTAGCCGTCGCAATGGCGAAGCTGGCCGCAGCGGAGCCGAACGTGCAGGTGCGCTCGCAGTTGGCGTCGTCGGCGAAGCGCTTGCCGGCCGAGGTTGGTTTGCCGATCGTCCGCGCGCTGGCCGCGCGCAGCGAAGACATCGCCGATCTGCATTTGCCCCTCTTGATCTGGTGGGCCGTCGAAGCGAAGGCCGAATCCGATCGCGACGCCGTCTTGGCGCTCTTCGCCGAAAAGCAATTCTGGTCGCTGCCGATCGTCGACAAGTTCGTCATCGAGCGGGTGATGCAGCGCTACTCCATGACGGGCGAGCCGGCCGATTTGCAAACGTGTGCGAAGCTGCTGACGCTTGCTCCGGATGCGGCCCGCAAGAATCGGCTGATGGCCGGCCTGCTCGAAGCGTTTCGGGGTCGCAAGATCGAGGGCCTGCCGCAAGCGCTCGCCCTGGAACTCGACGCCTACCAAGCGAACCTCGGCAAGAGCGATCTCGCTCTGGGGATGCGACTCGGTAAGGCCGAGGCCATCGGCACGGCACTCGCGCTCGTCGGCGACGAGCAGGCCGACAAGCCGACGCGGCTCGCCTACGTCGAGATTCTCGGGGAGATTCGACAGCCGAAAGCGGTCGATGTCTTGCTGAAGCTATTGTCGACGACGCCGTCGCACTCGCTCAAGCGCGCGAGCTTGGACGCGCTGATGAACTTCGACGATCCGAAGATCGGCGAGACCGTCGTGCGGCTGTATCACAGCGCGCTACCCGATGAACAAGGGGTGCGGTCCACGGCGCAAAAGCTGTTGGGCTCGCGGCCGAGTTCGGCGCTGTTGATGTTGAAGCAAGTCGACGACGGCTTGATTCCCAAAAGCGCGTTGCCGCAAGACGTGGTACAAACGATGTCGATGCATGCCGACCCCGAAGTGAAGAAGTTGATGACGAAACACTGGGGAAAGATTCGTGCGACTCCGGCCGAGAAGCAAAATCAAGCGAAGCGATTAACGGCGCTCATCAAGTCCGGCGGCGGCAACCCGACGCTCGGGCATGCGATCTTCACGAAGAAATGCGCGGTCTGTCATACGTTGTTCGGCGAAGGAGGTAAGACCGGGCCCGACTTGACCGGTTACGAGCGCTCGAACCTCGATTTTCTGCTGACGGCGGTCGTCGACCCGAGCGCGGCGATTCGCGAAGAGTTTACGAGCTTTGCAGTGACTACGAGCGACGGTCGGACGCTGACCGGTTTGATCACGGAACAAAACACGCGGACCGTCACGCTGCGCGGAGCGGATAATCGGCCGGTCTTATTGAATCGAGACGATATCGAAGAGCTGCAAGCTCTACCGATCTCGCTGATGCCCGAGAATCAGTTGAACGACTTGAAGGATCAAGAACTGCGAGACTTCTTCGCTTACCTGATGAGCCGCGCTCCGTCGAAGACCCTCTCGGCGAAATAG
- a CDS encoding hisA/hisF family protein, whose translation MKILPVIDLLAGVVVQGIAGRRSEYRPIVSRLCADPSPASVARGFRDTFGFDTCYLADLDAIAGAEPSWRLYDEVVAAGLQPWIDAGTGDVAQARALNRYLDQHAPQGRVVIGLESLLDADSLSEIIAALSPQRAVFSLDLRDGRPLTSAPAFDSLDPMHIAEFAVAAGIEALIVLDLSAVGMNAGVPTLVLCRTLRARYPKLELISGGGVRNQADLRSLAAAGCNQTLLSSALHKGDILL comes from the coding sequence ATGAAGATCCTGCCGGTCATCGACTTACTTGCCGGAGTCGTCGTGCAAGGAATCGCGGGGCGGCGGAGCGAATATCGCCCCATCGTAAGTCGGCTCTGCGCCGATCCCTCGCCGGCAAGCGTCGCTCGAGGATTTCGCGACACGTTCGGCTTCGACACCTGCTACCTTGCCGATCTCGATGCGATCGCGGGAGCGGAACCGAGTTGGCGACTTTACGACGAGGTCGTCGCCGCCGGCTTGCAACCGTGGATCGACGCGGGCACAGGCGACGTCGCGCAAGCGCGTGCGTTGAATCGCTATCTCGACCAGCACGCGCCGCAAGGTCGCGTCGTCATCGGTTTGGAATCGTTGCTCGACGCCGATTCGCTCTCCGAGATCATCGCCGCGCTCTCGCCGCAGCGCGCGGTCTTCAGCCTCGACCTTCGCGACGGCCGGCCGTTGACGAGCGCGCCGGCGTTCGACTCGCTTGATCCGATGCATATCGCCGAGTTCGCCGTCGCTGCGGGAATCGAAGCGTTGATCGTGCTCGATCTCAGTGCCGTGGGCATGAACGCCGGCGTGCCGACACTCGTTCTCTGCCGCACGCTCCGCGCGCGCTATCCGAAGCTCGAGCTCATCAGCGGCGGCGGAGTTCGCAATCAAGCCGACCTAAGATCGCTTGCCGCAGCAGGCTGCAACCAAACCTTGCTCTCGTCCGCTTTGCATAAGGGGGACATTCTACTTTAA
- the rsmH gene encoding 16S rRNA (cytosine(1402)-N(4))-methyltransferase RsmH: MSEAEPGPDPQSEPHRRRPRYSGRNPRQFHEKYKEHAPELYPDDVAKVLEGGKTPAGTHRPIMVREILEVLAPRPGETVVDCTLGYGGHARELLTAVQPGGRLLAVDADPLELPKTESRLRALGFPAESLVVKRMNYAGVAQFVAAEAPDGVDMVLADLGLSSMQIDDPARGFTFKADGPLDMRMNPNRGLSAAGLLAKLESEELAKLLTDNADEPLARELAEAIVREQDRRPLTTTRALAEVVREAAVSLLRRGEASPDDSVRRVFQALRIAVNDEFGALDTFLKQLPSMLKPGGRVAVLSFHSGEDRRVKAAFKRGLQAGDYGEIAEEITRATPEEQRANPRSSSAKLRHAIRGHSTF; encoded by the coding sequence ATGTCCGAAGCCGAGCCCGGCCCTGATCCGCAATCGGAACCCCATCGTCGTCGGCCGCGCTATAGCGGACGAAACCCTCGTCAGTTTCATGAGAAGTATAAAGAGCACGCCCCGGAGCTTTACCCGGACGACGTGGCGAAGGTGCTCGAAGGAGGCAAGACGCCGGCGGGTACGCACCGCCCGATCATGGTCCGAGAGATTCTCGAAGTTCTCGCACCACGGCCGGGAGAAACGGTCGTCGATTGCACGCTCGGCTACGGCGGCCATGCGCGCGAACTGCTTACGGCCGTGCAGCCGGGAGGCCGACTGCTCGCCGTCGATGCCGATCCCTTGGAACTTCCGAAAACCGAATCGCGGCTTCGCGCACTCGGCTTTCCCGCAGAGTCGCTCGTCGTAAAACGGATGAACTATGCGGGCGTAGCACAGTTCGTTGCCGCGGAAGCACCCGATGGGGTCGACATGGTGCTCGCCGATCTAGGGCTGTCGTCGATGCAGATCGACGACCCGGCGCGCGGCTTCACGTTCAAGGCCGATGGCCCACTCGATATGCGCATGAACCCGAATCGCGGACTCTCGGCGGCCGGCTTGCTCGCGAAGTTGGAAAGCGAGGAACTCGCTAAGCTGCTGACCGACAACGCCGACGAACCTCTGGCCCGCGAACTCGCCGAAGCGATCGTGCGCGAGCAAGATCGGCGACCGCTGACGACGACGCGTGCGCTGGCCGAGGTGGTGCGTGAAGCCGCCGTAAGCTTGCTGCGCCGCGGCGAGGCCTCGCCCGACGATTCCGTACGCCGCGTGTTTCAAGCGTTACGGATCGCCGTGAACGACGAGTTCGGCGCGCTCGACACGTTTCTCAAGCAACTGCCGTCGATGCTCAAGCCGGGCGGGCGCGTCGCCGTGCTCTCCTTCCATTCGGGCGAAGATCGACGAGTGAAAGCGGCCTTCAAGCGGGGCCTTCAAGCGGGCGACTACGGCGAGATCGCGGAAGAAATCACGCGCGCAACGCCGGAAGAACAACGAGCCAACCCAAGGTCATCGTCGGCAAAGCTCCGCCACGCAATAAGGGGACATTCTACTTTTTAA
- a CDS encoding serine acetyltransferase, with translation MTTGSLQTPTGSPGSLDWDVDRVVADLRALRDASLAARQRAAQPVKLPSRKALAGIVDGLSAALFPNRLGSRELSDSSVDFFVGRMLDIALRELVEQLRRELQLDPTRETESPDSRREEAVAIVRKFAGSLPGIRKLLETDIEAVFVGDPAARSVDEVLACYPGITAVTHHRIAHELFLLGAPLVARMISEIAHSLTGIDIHPGARIGESFFIDHGTGVVVGETTVIGRRVRIYHGVTLGAKSLRRGDDLPLSTEPRHPVVEDDVVIYAGATILGHVTIGSRSVIGGNLWLTASVPPDTTVAQAEARNSEFDGGSGI, from the coding sequence ATGACGACAGGTAGCTTGCAGACTCCGACCGGTTCGCCCGGCAGTTTGGATTGGGATGTCGACCGCGTCGTCGCCGATCTGCGAGCTCTGCGCGATGCTTCGTTGGCGGCTCGGCAACGCGCGGCGCAGCCCGTCAAGCTCCCTTCGCGGAAAGCACTCGCCGGCATCGTCGATGGTCTGAGCGCGGCATTGTTTCCCAATCGGCTCGGTTCGCGCGAGCTTTCCGATTCCAGCGTCGATTTCTTCGTGGGCCGGATGCTCGACATCGCGCTGCGCGAGCTCGTAGAGCAGTTGCGCCGCGAATTGCAACTCGACCCCACGCGCGAGACCGAAAGCCCCGACAGCCGGCGCGAGGAAGCCGTGGCGATCGTCCGCAAATTCGCCGGAAGTCTGCCCGGCATTCGCAAGCTCTTGGAAACCGATATCGAAGCGGTCTTCGTCGGCGACCCTGCGGCCCGCAGCGTCGACGAAGTCTTGGCTTGCTATCCCGGCATCACCGCCGTGACGCATCACCGGATCGCACATGAATTGTTCCTCTTAGGTGCGCCGCTCGTTGCCCGGATGATTTCGGAAATCGCGCATTCTCTGACGGGCATCGACATTCATCCCGGCGCCCGGATCGGCGAAAGCTTCTTCATCGATCACGGCACCGGCGTCGTCGTCGGCGAGACGACCGTAATCGGCCGGCGGGTTCGTATCTATCACGGCGTGACGCTCGGCGCGAAGAGCCTACGGCGCGGCGACGACTTGCCGTTGTCGACCGAGCCGCGGCATCCGGTCGTGGAAGACGACGTCGTGATTTACGCCGGCGCAACGATTCTCGGCCATGTCACGATCGGCAGCCGTTCCGTCATCGGCGGAAATCTCTGGCTCACGGCAAGCGTGCCGCCCGACACGACGGTCGCCCAGGCCGAGGCTCGCAATAGCGAGTTCGACGGCGGCTCGGGCATTTAG